In Montipora foliosa isolate CH-2021 chromosome 13, ASM3666993v2, whole genome shotgun sequence, one DNA window encodes the following:
- the LOC137983527 gene encoding piggyBac transposable element-derived protein 3-like, with protein sequence MEAGRQVERTMRGQRTHITKPKVADVYTANMGGVDRADQLRSFYASGWQSCKWYKYLFWFAFNLSVSNAFVLENFYRSSQGKTKRALLPFKRQLAGQLINGFSQRKRAARGPIPTGPSRAVSPADHVSVRVEGRKRTCMQCSKMKRKTPKGHRVETSYECKICKVALCRYHATMNFIVIERQTYKLKSGFKKQILTQYDLAVDKCK encoded by the coding sequence ATGGAAGCAGGTAGACAAGTTGAAAGAACTATGCGTGGTCAACGCACACACATTACAAAACCGAAGGTGGCTGATGTTTACACCGCCAACATGGGAGGTGTTGATCGTGCCGATCAACTTCGTTCATTTTACGCTTCTGGCTGGCAATCGTGCAAGTGGTACAAATATTTATTCTGGTTTGCTTTTAATTTGTCTGTGAGCAATGCCTTTGTGCTTGAAAACTTCTACCGTTCGTCACAAGGAAAGACAAAAAGAGCATTACTTCCATTCAAACGCCAACTTGCAGGACAACTTATCAATGGTTTTAGTCAAAGAAAACGCGCCGCAAGAGGGCCAATTCCAACTGGTCCAAGCCGTGCTGTTAGTCCAGCCGACCATGTCTCCGTTCGTGTAGAAGGAAGAAAGAGAACGTGTATGCAGTGCAGTAAAATGAAACGCAAAACGCCGAAAGGTCACAGGGTCGAAACTAGCTACGAGTGCAAGATTTGCAAAGTTGCTCTTTGCCGCTATCATGCCACAATGAATTTCATAGTGATTGAAAGGCAAACTTATAAGCTCAAATCAGGATTTAAGAAGCAAATTTTAACCCAATATGATCTTGCTGTTGATAAGTGTAAATAG